One segment of Streptosporangium brasiliense DNA contains the following:
- a CDS encoding MaoC family dehydratase, whose product MTVHEPGLGRYYEDFVVGDVYQHPLGRTISEADNTWFTLLTMNTNQNHFNAHFAGRAPVGKVIVNSGLTVAIVLGISVIDVSQTALMNLGWDEIKLTHPVFLGDTLYAESIVVDKRESGSRPYAGIVTCRTRGLNQDGDEVMSWRRAVMVYRRDAPHDKNYFPQAKNGPLTA is encoded by the coding sequence GTGACCGTGCACGAACCCGGCCTCGGCCGGTACTACGAGGACTTCGTCGTCGGTGACGTCTACCAGCACCCGCTCGGCCGCACGATCAGCGAGGCCGACAACACCTGGTTCACCCTGCTGACGATGAACACCAACCAGAACCACTTCAACGCCCACTTCGCCGGACGCGCCCCGGTCGGCAAGGTCATCGTCAACTCCGGGCTGACCGTGGCGATCGTCCTGGGCATCTCGGTGATCGACGTCAGCCAGACCGCGCTGATGAACCTCGGCTGGGACGAGATCAAGCTGACCCACCCGGTGTTCCTGGGCGACACCCTCTACGCCGAGTCGATCGTGGTGGACAAGCGGGAGTCCGGGTCGCGGCCCTACGCCGGGATCGTCACCTGCCGCACGCGCGGGCTCAACCAGGACGGGGACGAGGTCATGTCCTGGCGCCGCGCGGTGATGGTCTACCGCCGCGACGCCCCGCACGACAAGAACTACTTCCCGCAGGCCAAGAACGGGCCCCTGACGGCATGA
- a CDS encoding HIT family protein: MPAGECLFCAIGTGEQPGHVVLSDDVAVAFLDTRPVFKGHVLVAPRTHVETLTDLPAPLTGPFFGRVQSVAAAVEQGLEAGGTFVAMNNRISQSVPHLHVHVVPRNPKDGLRGFFWPRTRYDEPAEAESYALRIRKALGPDP, translated from the coding sequence ATGCCAGCCGGAGAATGCCTGTTCTGCGCCATCGGGACGGGGGAGCAGCCGGGCCACGTCGTGCTCTCCGACGACGTGGCCGTGGCCTTCCTGGACACGCGACCGGTCTTCAAAGGCCATGTCCTCGTGGCGCCCAGGACCCACGTCGAGACCCTCACCGACCTGCCGGCCCCGCTGACCGGGCCGTTCTTCGGGCGGGTCCAGTCCGTCGCCGCCGCCGTCGAGCAGGGCCTGGAGGCGGGCGGCACGTTCGTCGCGATGAACAACCGGATCAGCCAGAGCGTCCCCCACCTCCACGTCCACGTCGTCCCCCGCAACCCCAAGGACGGCCTGCGCGGCTTCTTCTGGCCCCGCACCAGATACGACGAGCCCGCCGAGGCCGAGTCCTACGCCCTCCGCATCCGCAAGGCCCTCGGACCGGATCCCTGA
- a CDS encoding acyl-CoA dehydrogenase family protein codes for MDFELNDEQRLFRRTLREFVDKEIVPVASEWERTGRYPTEIVERFRQLGLFGMTVPEEYGGLALDRVSFALVFEEIARGWMGVAGVLGSHSLACWMIARHGTEEQRAAYLPDLATGARRTGIALTEPAAGTDLQGIQTRAVRDGDHYVINGTKTWITNARHADPMPVLVKTSVTEPAHRGMSMILVEAGTPGYTVSRDLPKLGYKGTETCEIVLEDVRVPVSRLLGGVEGRGMQQALSALELGRVNIAARAVGISQCAYDAALNYSRERHAFGRPIADFQAVQLKLADMATDIQAARLLTYWAATRSESGAVTSEAAMAKYFASEVALRATMEAMRIHGGYGYSQEFVIERLYRDAPLMAIGEGTNDVQRMVIARSLISGDAKVGW; via the coding sequence ATGGATTTCGAGCTGAACGACGAGCAGCGGCTGTTCCGCCGGACGCTCAGGGAGTTCGTGGACAAGGAGATCGTGCCGGTCGCCTCGGAGTGGGAGCGGACGGGCCGCTACCCCACCGAGATCGTCGAACGGTTCAGGCAGCTGGGCCTGTTCGGGATGACGGTCCCCGAGGAGTACGGCGGGCTGGCGCTGGACCGGGTGTCGTTCGCGCTGGTCTTCGAGGAGATCGCGCGCGGGTGGATGGGGGTGGCCGGGGTGCTCGGCTCGCACTCGCTGGCCTGCTGGATGATCGCCCGGCACGGCACCGAGGAGCAGCGCGCCGCCTACCTCCCGGACCTGGCCACCGGCGCCCGCCGTACCGGCATCGCGCTGACCGAACCCGCCGCGGGCACCGACCTGCAGGGCATCCAGACCCGGGCGGTCCGCGACGGCGACCACTACGTGATCAACGGCACCAAGACGTGGATCACCAACGCCCGCCACGCCGACCCGATGCCCGTCCTGGTCAAGACCTCCGTCACCGAGCCCGCGCACCGCGGCATGTCCATGATCCTGGTCGAGGCCGGCACCCCCGGCTACACCGTCAGCCGGGACCTGCCCAAACTCGGCTACAAGGGCACCGAGACCTGCGAGATCGTGCTGGAGGACGTCCGGGTCCCGGTGTCGCGGCTGCTCGGCGGGGTCGAGGGGCGGGGCATGCAGCAGGCGCTGTCGGCCCTCGAACTCGGCCGGGTCAACATCGCCGCCCGCGCGGTCGGCATCTCCCAGTGCGCCTACGACGCCGCGCTGAACTACTCGCGTGAGCGCCACGCCTTCGGCCGGCCCATCGCCGACTTCCAGGCCGTCCAGCTCAAGCTCGCCGACATGGCCACCGACATCCAGGCGGCCAGGCTGCTCACCTACTGGGCGGCCACCCGCTCGGAGAGCGGCGCGGTGACCTCCGAGGCCGCGATGGCCAAATACTTCGCCTCGGAGGTCGCGCTCCGGGCGACCATGGAGGCCATGCGGATCCACGGGGGCTACGGCTACTCCCAGGAGTTCGTCATCGAACGCCTTTACCGCGACGCGCCCCTGATGGCCATCGGCGAGGGCACCAACGACGTCCAGCGGATGGTCATCGCCAGATCCCTCATCTCCGGCGACGCCAAGGTGGGCTGGTGA
- a CDS encoding FadR/GntR family transcriptional regulator codes for MTAYQAIAADLRDRIVSGELQPGDRLPVEPDLCVRYGVSRSTVREALRLLASQNLIRTVRGVAGGSYVALPDPDHISAYLETSFDLMRVGVDELMEIRELLEVPAAGLAALRRTGPDLERLRGCIAGASGRGPGEVFEPNRDFHIVLLRAAGNPLLEVVARPVFEVLEGRFVRDRAPRAALDGIDREHRGILRRIEAGDAEGARRATQEHLDNLRTAYYPSVEPQE; via the coding sequence GTGACCGCCTACCAGGCAATCGCGGCCGACCTGCGCGACCGGATCGTCTCCGGGGAGCTCCAGCCCGGGGACAGGTTGCCCGTCGAGCCCGACCTGTGCGTCCGGTACGGCGTCAGCCGCAGCACGGTCCGTGAGGCGCTGCGCCTGCTGGCCAGCCAGAACCTGATCAGGACCGTCCGGGGGGTGGCCGGGGGCAGCTACGTCGCCCTCCCCGACCCCGACCACATCAGCGCCTACCTGGAGACCAGCTTCGACCTGATGCGGGTGGGCGTCGACGAGCTGATGGAGATCCGCGAACTGCTGGAGGTGCCGGCCGCGGGCCTGGCCGCGCTGCGCCGTACCGGGCCGGACCTGGAGCGGCTGCGCGGCTGCATCGCCGGGGCGAGCGGCCGGGGGCCCGGCGAGGTCTTCGAGCCCAACCGCGACTTCCACATCGTCCTGCTCCGCGCCGCCGGCAACCCCCTGCTGGAGGTCGTCGCCCGGCCCGTCTTCGAGGTCCTGGAGGGCCGCTTCGTCCGTGACCGCGCCCCGCGGGCCGCTCTCGACGGCATCGACCGCGAGCACCGCGGCATCCTGCGCCGCATCGAGGCGGGCGACGCCGAGGGGGCGCGGCGGGCCACCCAGGAACACCTGGACAACCTCCGGACCGCCTACTACCCCAGCGTGGAGCCCCAGGAGTAG
- a CDS encoding MFS transporter produces MSTGTTTPPPVTRAPTVRRDFGLLWTGQSLSLFGDQFMTLALPLLAVTVLEATPAQAALLPFALFLPFLPLGLPAGAIVDRLPRRVTMLVCDGVQVATFGGIWALAATDALTFPLLFCLVLVSGCAVVFFQVAYTSYLPGLYPDPRDLHLGNTRLALSESASRALGPMAAGPLIHALGLVGALAANVLSFAVSVTSLALIRHREPPRASAVRERGWLRRDIATGLRFALGHPMVQPLLMCGTTYVLFLSMVETSLVLYCRNVLGLTPQWIGVVIGAAAAGYPIGNLLSARLIRRFGTPRTLLGAALVSVLGIVSMPVLGSVGGTAGAAGLVAGSIVHCVGEGAFSPTSLTLRQTETPAELLGRVGAVHRFLIWGAMALGSLLAAGATALGGLSVAVWIGALGTVLCLPALLRRGLRAAVLERTA; encoded by the coding sequence GTGTCCACCGGCACCACCACCCCTCCTCCCGTCACCCGCGCGCCCACCGTGCGCCGCGACTTCGGCCTGCTCTGGACGGGCCAGTCGCTGTCCCTCTTCGGTGACCAGTTCATGACGCTGGCGCTGCCGCTGCTCGCGGTCACCGTGCTGGAGGCCACCCCCGCCCAGGCCGCGTTGCTGCCCTTCGCGCTGTTCCTGCCCTTCCTGCCGCTCGGCCTGCCCGCCGGGGCGATCGTGGACCGGCTGCCGCGCCGCGTCACCATGCTGGTCTGCGACGGCGTGCAGGTAGCCACCTTCGGCGGGATCTGGGCGCTGGCCGCCACCGACGCGCTGACCTTCCCCCTGCTGTTCTGCCTGGTACTGGTGAGCGGCTGCGCGGTGGTGTTCTTCCAGGTCGCCTACACCTCCTACCTGCCCGGCCTCTATCCCGATCCGCGTGATCTGCACCTGGGCAACACCCGTCTGGCCCTGTCGGAGTCGGCCTCCAGGGCCCTGGGCCCGATGGCCGCCGGGCCGTTGATCCACGCGCTGGGCCTGGTCGGCGCGCTCGCGGCCAACGTGCTCAGCTTCGCCGTCTCGGTCACCTCACTCGCGCTGATCCGGCACCGGGAGCCGCCGCGCGCGAGCGCCGTACGGGAGCGCGGCTGGCTCCGCCGCGACATCGCCACCGGGCTCCGTTTCGCGCTCGGCCACCCGATGGTGCAGCCGCTCCTGATGTGCGGCACCACCTATGTCCTGTTCCTCAGCATGGTCGAGACCAGCCTGGTGCTGTACTGCCGCAACGTGCTCGGCCTGACCCCGCAGTGGATCGGCGTCGTGATCGGGGCCGCCGCGGCCGGCTACCCGATCGGCAACCTGCTGTCGGCCCGGCTGATCCGCCGGTTCGGCACCCCGCGCACCCTCCTCGGCGCCGCCCTGGTATCGGTCCTGGGGATCGTCTCGATGCCGGTCCTCGGCTCTGTCGGCGGTACGGCCGGAGCGGCCGGGCTGGTCGCCGGCAGCATCGTGCACTGCGTGGGCGAGGGCGCCTTCAGCCCGACGTCGCTGACCCTCCGGCAGACCGAGACGCCCGCCGAGCTGCTCGGCCGGGTGGGCGCGGTCCACCGTTTCCTGATCTGGGGCGCGATGGCCCTCGGCAGCCTGCTCGCCGCCGGGGCCACCGCACTCGGCGGGCTGTCGGTCGCCGTGTGGATCGGCGCCCTGGGCACCGTCCTGTGCCTGCCCGCCCTCCTGCGGCGGGGCCTGCGCGCCGCCGTACTGGAACGGACCGCGTGA
- a CDS encoding TenA family protein, with protein sequence MDPVPYDEWRAGAADPAFSEWLRSHSEPGWTAVVTHPFAASITRGDVSDDDMRRYLVQDFQFVDSFTALLGAAVASADSFESRVPFGRFLGETATAEEKTYFHRALAALGAAPEDLLSPPLEPVTADFRALMDEARTSLDYPLILAVLCVAEWSYLGWASLAEEPLPERFVHREWIDLHEGPEFRAWVGFLRGELDRLGPGLAEDGRLRVLDFFRRAVRLELRFFDMAAGG encoded by the coding sequence GTGGACCCGGTCCCCTACGACGAGTGGCGCGCGGGCGCCGCCGACCCCGCGTTCAGCGAGTGGCTGCGCTCGCACAGCGAGCCGGGGTGGACCGCGGTGGTGACCCATCCGTTCGCCGCCTCGATCACCCGGGGCGACGTCTCCGACGACGACATGCGCCGCTACCTGGTCCAGGACTTCCAGTTCGTCGACTCCTTCACCGCGCTGCTCGGCGCGGCCGTGGCCAGCGCGGACAGCTTCGAGTCACGGGTGCCGTTCGGCCGCTTCCTCGGCGAGACCGCCACGGCCGAGGAGAAGACCTACTTCCACCGCGCGCTCGCGGCCCTCGGCGCCGCCCCGGAGGATCTGCTCTCCCCGCCGCTGGAGCCGGTGACGGCCGACTTCCGCGCTCTGATGGACGAGGCCAGGACCAGCCTGGACTATCCGCTCATCCTGGCGGTGCTGTGCGTGGCGGAGTGGAGCTATCTGGGCTGGGCGAGCCTCGCCGAGGAGCCGCTGCCGGAGAGGTTCGTCCACCGCGAGTGGATCGACCTGCACGAGGGGCCGGAGTTCCGGGCCTGGGTGGGCTTCCTCCGCGGCGAGCTCGACCGCCTCGGCCCCGGGCTCGCCGAGGACGGGCGGCTCCGCGTGCTCGACTTCTTCCGCCGCGCCGTACGGCTGGAGCTGCGCTTCTTCGACATGGCCGCGGGGGGCTGA
- a CDS encoding sensor histidine kinase — MEPVVAVLLIATLVGVPALVLWRVLRGRRELGSSPAERATFETLHTASLAAPPLRAGLTEAGTQKASRHLRELLGSPALAITDGERLLVYDGEGDHHAREAFTHAAKTLAGGRTQVLGPEVVSCEIPECPIRFAVVVPLTTDGRVVGSLAAYGGHASAGLVRATHEVASWVDSQLELAELDRSRTRLMEAEVRALRAQISPHFIYNSLTTIASFVRSDPDRSRELLLDFADFTRYSFRRHGEFTTLAEELRSIDRYLTLERARFGDQLQVTLRIAPEVLPVAVPFLCLQPLVENAVRHGLENKSGAGRISIIAEDAGAECRISVEDDGVGMEPDRLRRILAGDADERSGAGGVGLANVDERLRQVYGDEYGLVAETGKGAGTRVSVRLPKYHPGVSAH; from the coding sequence GTGGAACCCGTCGTCGCCGTGCTGTTGATCGCCACTCTGGTCGGTGTCCCGGCCCTGGTGCTGTGGCGGGTCCTGCGTGGCCGGCGGGAGCTGGGCAGCAGCCCGGCCGAGCGGGCCACGTTCGAGACCCTGCACACCGCCTCGCTGGCCGCGCCGCCGCTGCGGGCGGGGCTAACCGAGGCGGGCACCCAGAAGGCGTCCCGGCACCTGCGCGAGCTGCTCGGCTCCCCGGCGCTGGCGATCACCGACGGCGAGCGGCTGCTGGTCTACGACGGTGAGGGCGACCACCATGCCAGGGAGGCGTTCACGCATGCCGCCAAGACCCTCGCCGGCGGCCGGACCCAGGTGCTCGGCCCGGAGGTCGTCTCGTGCGAGATCCCCGAGTGCCCGATCAGGTTCGCGGTCGTGGTGCCGCTCACCACCGACGGCCGGGTGGTCGGCTCGCTGGCCGCCTACGGCGGGCACGCCTCGGCGGGCCTGGTCCGGGCCACCCACGAGGTGGCGAGCTGGGTGGACTCCCAGCTGGAGCTGGCCGAGCTCGACCGGTCCAGGACACGGCTGATGGAGGCCGAGGTCCGGGCGCTGCGCGCGCAGATCTCCCCGCATTTCATCTACAACTCGCTGACGACCATAGCGAGCTTCGTCCGATCCGACCCCGACCGCTCCCGCGAGCTCCTGCTGGACTTCGCCGACTTCACCCGCTACTCCTTCCGGCGGCACGGCGAGTTCACCACGCTGGCCGAGGAGCTGCGCTCCATCGACCGCTACCTCACCCTGGAACGGGCCCGCTTCGGCGACCAGCTCCAGGTCACGCTGCGGATCGCTCCGGAGGTGCTACCGGTCGCGGTGCCGTTCCTGTGCCTGCAGCCGCTGGTGGAGAACGCCGTCCGGCACGGCCTGGAGAACAAGTCCGGCGCCGGCCGGATCTCGATCATCGCCGAGGACGCGGGCGCCGAGTGCCGGATCAGCGTGGAGGACGACGGTGTCGGCATGGAGCCGGACCGCCTGCGCCGCATCCTGGCCGGTGACGCCGACGAGCGCTCCGGTGCCGGGGGAGTGGGCCTGGCCAACGTGGACGAGCGGCTGCGTCAGGTCTACGGCGACGAGTACGGCCTGGTGGCCGAGACGGGCAAGGGCGCCGGCACCAGGGTCAGCGTCCGCCTGCCGAAGTACCACCCCGGCGTGTCCGCCCACTGA
- a CDS encoding sodium/solute symporter encodes MNTAYGVTAVVLVVLAAVLIGAFGIRLSRTTSDFYVASRTVSPLWNASAIGGEYLSAASFLGIAGLILAYGADMLWLPVGWTGGYLVLLVLVSAPLRRSGAYTLPDFAEARLESMAVRRLAGVLVVLIGWLYLMPQFQSAGLVLGAITGAPEWAGGLLVAVVVAVNVMSGGMRSITFVQAFQYWLKLTALAVPLVFLLLAWRSGGAPGLSAQDAATWALPLSSGKEYGLYSTYSLILATFLGTMGLPHVLVRFYTNPEGRAARRTTLVVLSLLGAFYLLPAVYGALGRIYVPELRGSDMVVLTLPGRLVGGVAGDLLTALVTAGAFAAFLSTSSGLTVSVAGVIGQDIFKSGGVRSFRVAALLAVAVPLALAASARSLPVADVVGLAFAVAASSFCPLLVLGIWWRRLTSTGAVAGLLAGGGLACGAVLTTIVGGPYTGLAGALLAQPAAWSVPVAFAVMVVVSLLTPSRIPAGVARTMVRLHTPETLDLDRGDWRPRSS; translated from the coding sequence GTGAACACCGCCTACGGTGTGACCGCGGTCGTGCTGGTGGTGCTGGCGGCGGTGCTGATCGGGGCGTTCGGCATCCGGCTGTCGCGCACCACCTCGGACTTCTACGTCGCCTCCCGCACGGTCTCCCCGCTGTGGAACGCCTCCGCCATCGGCGGGGAGTATCTGTCGGCGGCGAGTTTCCTGGGCATCGCCGGGCTGATCCTGGCCTACGGCGCCGACATGCTCTGGCTGCCGGTCGGCTGGACCGGCGGCTATCTGGTGCTGCTCGTCCTGGTCTCCGCGCCGCTGCGCCGCTCGGGCGCCTACACGCTGCCCGACTTCGCCGAGGCGCGGCTGGAGTCGATGGCCGTGCGCCGCCTGGCCGGGGTGCTGGTCGTGTTGATCGGCTGGCTGTATCTGATGCCGCAGTTCCAGAGCGCCGGCCTGGTGCTGGGGGCCATCACCGGTGCCCCGGAGTGGGCCGGGGGGCTGCTGGTGGCGGTCGTGGTCGCGGTGAACGTGATGTCGGGCGGCATGCGGTCGATCACGTTCGTGCAGGCCTTCCAGTACTGGCTCAAGCTCACCGCGCTGGCGGTGCCGCTGGTGTTCCTGCTGCTGGCCTGGCGGTCGGGCGGCGCGCCCGGGCTGAGCGCGCAGGACGCGGCGACCTGGGCGCTGCCGCTGTCCAGCGGCAAGGAGTACGGCCTCTACTCGACCTACTCGCTGATCCTGGCGACGTTCCTGGGCACCATGGGGCTGCCGCACGTGCTGGTCCGCTTCTACACCAACCCCGAGGGGCGGGCCGCGCGCCGTACGACGTTGGTGGTGCTGTCGCTGCTCGGCGCCTTCTACCTGCTGCCCGCCGTCTACGGCGCGCTGGGGCGCATCTACGTCCCGGAGCTGCGGGGCAGTGACATGGTGGTGCTGACGCTGCCCGGGCGGCTGGTCGGGGGAGTGGCGGGCGACCTGCTGACCGCGCTGGTGACGGCGGGGGCGTTCGCGGCGTTCCTGTCCACCTCCTCCGGACTGACGGTCTCGGTCGCGGGCGTCATCGGACAGGACATCTTCAAGAGCGGCGGGGTGCGCTCGTTCCGGGTGGCGGCCCTGCTGGCCGTGGCCGTGCCGCTCGCCCTGGCCGCCTCGGCCCGGTCGCTGCCGGTCGCCGACGTGGTCGGGCTGGCGTTCGCGGTGGCCGCCTCCTCCTTCTGCCCGCTGCTGGTGCTGGGCATCTGGTGGCGGCGGCTGACCTCGACCGGGGCGGTGGCCGGGCTGCTCGCCGGCGGGGGACTGGCCTGCGGCGCGGTCCTGACGACCATCGTCGGGGGGCCGTACACCGGCCTGGCCGGGGCCCTGCTGGCCCAGCCCGCCGCCTGGTCGGTGCCGGTCGCCTTCGCCGTCATGGTCGTGGTCTCGCTGCTGACCCCCTCCCGCATCCCGGCCGGTGTGGCCCGCACCATGGTCCGCCTGCACACCCCTGAGACCCTCGACCTGGACAGGGGTGACTGGCGGCCCAGATCCTCTTGA
- a CDS encoding LytR/AlgR family response regulator transcription factor — translation MTGLRVLAVDDELPALEDLAYLLRDDPRIGEVSLARDGAAALRVLDRAIADGKPIDAVFLDIRMRGLDGVVLGRLLSQFANPPRVVFVTAYEEHAVDAFEIKAEDYLLKPVRPERLAEAIRRVCVSAELPDSDTAGRTDPGTIPVELGGVTRFVAGTEVRYVEAQGDYARLHTAGGSHLVRISLATLEERWSSAGFVRVHRSHLVAVKHIDELHIDSGRCVVRIGETEIPVSRRHTRELRDLLVRRARKGRSE, via the coding sequence GTGACCGGCCTGCGTGTCCTGGCGGTGGACGACGAGCTCCCCGCCCTGGAGGACCTGGCCTACCTGCTGCGCGACGACCCCCGCATCGGGGAGGTCTCCCTCGCCAGGGACGGGGCCGCCGCGCTGCGGGTCCTGGACCGGGCGATCGCCGACGGGAAGCCGATCGACGCCGTCTTCCTCGACATCCGCATGCGCGGCCTGGACGGGGTGGTGCTCGGCAGGCTGCTGTCGCAGTTCGCCAACCCGCCCCGGGTGGTGTTCGTGACGGCCTACGAGGAGCACGCGGTGGACGCCTTCGAGATCAAGGCGGAGGACTACCTGCTCAAACCGGTCCGGCCGGAGCGGCTGGCCGAGGCCATCCGGCGGGTGTGCGTCTCGGCCGAGCTGCCCGACAGTGACACCGCCGGCCGTACCGACCCCGGCACCATCCCGGTGGAGCTGGGCGGCGTCACCCGGTTCGTGGCCGGCACCGAGGTCCGCTACGTCGAGGCGCAGGGCGACTACGCGCGCCTGCACACCGCCGGGGGCAGCCATCTGGTCCGCATCTCGCTGGCCACGCTGGAGGAGCGCTGGTCCTCGGCCGGGTTCGTCCGGGTGCACCGCAGCCATCTGGTCGCGGTCAAGCACATCGACGAGCTGCACATCGACTCGGGCCGCTGCGTGGTCCGCATCGGCGAGACCGAGATCCCGGTCAGCCGCCGCCACACCCGCGAGCTGCGCGACCTGCTGGTCCGCCGGGCGCGCAAGGGGCGGTCCGAATGA
- a CDS encoding YcaO-like family protein → MTRAQRERCAGLAEALSVIESALAAAGLSADFLSAGSPEFPVHRCTVRDSAGRVLTASLGKGAGAQSTVSALFEAWQHLQHEKGQAALAGDHRRARVVPVATVVAQEALCGEEMIHRLARDYPDADLACLRAEPLNPELPALWYPAFARSPSCRSHPIPGDDLRYEPYLRYAYDSGTASGVTEPEAVLHGLLEVIERDALSHALLDWYLDGRSPLSGLGPDLLPPDLRRLHDEATARLGAPPLIIDITSDLGVPAYCALPSRVGPYPGVVGSGASLDPEYAVERALGEVIQSSFNMSLGVDLTLDRRLESLRRWPLLERCARLDPAPLLDRLVFDARLPGPGSAGAGSGWEGHGGRERRGAGSGRESHGGREREGAGSGRESHGGRERGGVGGPGPEGGCGRGAGDVDEQITAILKTLERAGFAAYTFRWNPAHDRCPVLTVIVPGLETFAMVHSAVPVFPTGRAVRRLAGHR, encoded by the coding sequence GTGACACGCGCCCAGCGCGAACGCTGCGCCGGCCTGGCCGAAGCGCTGTCGGTCATCGAGTCGGCGCTCGCCGCCGCCGGCCTCTCTGCGGACTTCCTCTCCGCGGGCTCGCCGGAGTTCCCCGTGCACCGCTGCACCGTCCGCGACTCGGCCGGGCGCGTGCTCACCGCCTCCCTCGGCAAGGGGGCCGGAGCGCAGAGCACGGTCAGCGCGCTGTTCGAGGCATGGCAGCACCTCCAGCACGAGAAGGGGCAGGCCGCGCTCGCCGGCGACCACCGGCGGGCCCGGGTGGTGCCCGTCGCCACCGTGGTGGCCCAGGAGGCGCTGTGCGGGGAGGAGATGATCCACCGGCTCGCCCGCGACTACCCGGACGCCGACCTCGCCTGCCTGCGGGCCGAACCCCTCAACCCGGAGCTGCCCGCGCTGTGGTACCCGGCCTTCGCCCGGTCGCCGTCCTGCCGCAGCCACCCGATCCCCGGCGACGACCTGCGCTACGAGCCCTACCTCCGCTACGCCTACGACAGCGGCACCGCCAGCGGGGTCACCGAGCCGGAGGCGGTCCTGCACGGCCTGCTGGAGGTCATCGAGCGCGACGCGCTCTCCCACGCCCTCCTCGACTGGTATCTCGACGGGCGGTCGCCGCTGTCCGGGCTCGGCCCCGATCTCCTCCCGCCCGATCTGCGCCGCCTCCACGACGAGGCGACGGCCCGGCTCGGCGCACCCCCGCTCATCATCGACATCACCTCCGATCTGGGCGTCCCCGCCTACTGCGCGCTCCCCTCGCGCGTCGGCCCCTACCCCGGGGTGGTCGGCTCCGGAGCCTCCCTCGACCCCGAGTACGCCGTGGAGCGCGCGCTCGGCGAGGTGATCCAGTCATCGTTCAACATGTCGCTCGGGGTGGACCTCACTCTTGACCGCAGGCTGGAGAGCCTGCGGCGATGGCCGCTGCTGGAGCGCTGCGCCAGGCTCGACCCGGCCCCGCTGCTCGACCGCCTCGTGTTCGACGCGCGGCTGCCCGGCCCGGGGTCCGCGGGCGCCGGGTCCGGGTGGGAGGGGCATGGCGGGCGGGAGCGGCGAGGCGCCGGGTCCGGGCGAGAAAGTCACGGTGGTCGGGAGCGGGAAGGCGCCGGGTCCGGGCGGGAGAGCCATGGCGGGCGGGAGCGGGGAGGCGTCGGCGGGCCCGGGCCGGAAGGCGGCTGCGGGCGAGGGGCCGGAGACGTCGACGAGCAGATCACCGCGATCCTGAAGACGCTGGAGCGCGCCGGGTTCGCCGCCTACACCTTCCGCTGGAACCCCGCGCACGACAGGTGCCCGGTCCTGACGGTGATCGTGCCCGGCCTGGAGACGTTCGCCATGGTCCACAGCGCCGTCCCGGTGTTCCCGACGGGCCGGGCCGTACGGCGGCTCGCCGGTCACCGGTGA
- a CDS encoding HpcH/HpaI aldolase/citrate lyase family protein has product MIRSALYVPGDQPDKLAKALGRGSDSLIVDLEDAVLPAHKAAARTAVAGWLRGLGPGGPEIYVRVNPGQDGHEDLRAVALPGVRGVCVAKTESAAEVAAVDAVLSEAEAAEGLPAGSIEVCPLLESAGAILAAPEIARAPRVSRLQIGEADLRADLGVETGPDERELLWARSQVVLASAAARLAPPLAPISTDFRDLDALRASTVALKRLGFRGRTCIHPAQVAVVNEVFTPTEEELVRARDLIARFEEAGTGVVTDAQGRMVDEAIVRAARRLLS; this is encoded by the coding sequence GTGATCCGATCCGCGCTGTACGTCCCGGGTGACCAGCCCGACAAGCTCGCCAAGGCCCTCGGCCGGGGTTCCGACTCCCTGATCGTCGACCTGGAGGACGCCGTCCTGCCCGCGCACAAGGCCGCGGCCCGCACCGCCGTGGCCGGTTGGCTGCGCGGGCTGGGTCCCGGCGGCCCCGAGATCTACGTCCGGGTGAACCCGGGACAGGACGGCCACGAGGACCTGCGGGCGGTGGCCCTGCCGGGGGTGCGCGGCGTCTGCGTGGCGAAGACCGAGTCGGCCGCCGAGGTGGCGGCCGTGGACGCCGTGCTGAGCGAGGCCGAGGCCGCCGAGGGCCTGCCCGCGGGCTCGATCGAGGTCTGCCCGCTGCTGGAGAGCGCCGGGGCGATCCTGGCTGCGCCGGAGATCGCCCGGGCGCCCCGTGTCTCCCGGCTGCAGATCGGCGAGGCCGACCTCCGCGCCGACCTCGGCGTCGAGACGGGCCCCGACGAGCGTGAGCTGCTCTGGGCCCGCTCCCAGGTCGTGCTGGCCTCGGCGGCGGCCCGGCTCGCCCCGCCCCTCGCCCCGATCAGCACCGACTTCCGTGACCTCGACGCCCTGCGCGCCTCCACCGTCGCCCTGAAACGCCTGGGCTTCCGCGGCCGCACCTGCATCCACCCCGCCCAGGTCGCCGTGGTCAACGAGGTCTTCACCCCCACCGAGGAGGAGCTGGTCCGGGCCCGCGACCTGATCGCCCGCTTCGAGGAGGCGGGCACCGGAGTCGTGACCGACGCCCAGGGCCGGATGGTCGACGAGGCGATCGTCCGCGCCGCCCGCCGGCTCCTATCCTGA